A window of the Candidatus Tisiphia endosymbiont of Dascillus cervinus genome harbors these coding sequences:
- a CDS encoding DUF6290 family protein, with translation MATKNPRINVTFEETTADLLSYLAHQERKSVASLVRELALEALEMREDFYLSKVAEKLDKDGVKTYSHDDAWK, from the coding sequence ATGGCAACAAAAAACCCAAGAATCAATGTAACTTTTGAAGAAACAACTGCTGACTTACTTTCATATTTAGCTCATCAGGAGCGTAAGTCTGTTGCGAGTTTAGTACGTGAATTAGCTCTTGAAGCTTTAGAAATGCGAGAGGACTTCTATCTATCTAAAGTAGCAGAGAAACTTGATAAGGACGGTGTTAAAACTTATAGCCATGATGATGCATGGAAGTAA